A region of the Paraburkholderia flava genome:
GCCGTCGCACCGTCGCACTCGCGCAGTCCGCTCGCCACCGCCTGCTTACGCTTCGTGCGCAACCGCGCGGGGATGGTCGGTCTCGTGATCCTGCTGCTGATCGCGATCGCGTGCGTCGCCGGTCCGTGGCTGCTGCCCAACGATCCGATCAACAGCGACTGGTCCGCGATCAGCCTGCCGCCCACGTGGGCGAACGCACACTGGTTCGGCACCGACGAACTCGGCCGCGATCTGCTGGTGCGTACGCTGGTCGGCGGGCGCGTGTCGCTCGAAGTCGGCCTGCTCGGCACGCTGGTCTCGGGACTGTTCGGCGTCGCATGGGGTGCGACCGCCGGCTATCTCGGCGGCCGCGTCGACACCGCGATGATGCGCGTGGTCGACATGATGTACGCGATCCCCTACATGCTGATCGCGATCCTGATGATGACGCTGTTCGGCCGCGCGTTCTATCTCGTCGTGCTGACCATCAGCGCGTTCTCGTGGCTCGACATGGCGCGCGTCGTGCGCGGCCAGACGCTGTCGCTGCGCTCGCGCGAATTCGTCGATGCGGCACGGGCGATCGGCGTCGGCTCGCGGCCGATCATCGCGCGTCACATCGTGCCGAACCTGATCGGCGTGGTGGTCGTCTATGCGACGGTGACCGTGCCGAACATCGTGCTCACCGAATCTGTGCTGTCGTTCCTCGGCCTCGGCGTGCAGGAACCGATGACGAGCTGGGGCGTGCTGATCCAGGACGGCGCGCAGAAGCTCGAATCGATGCCGTGGCTACTACTGGCTCCCGCGCTGATGCTGTGCGCGACGCTGTACAGCGTGAACTTCGTCGGCGACGGTCTGCGCGACGCACTCGATCCGAAGGACCGCTGACATGGCACTCCTCGAAGTCAAAGACCTGAGCGTGCGCTTCACGCGCCGCGAAGGGGCGCCGGTCGACGCTGTGCAGCGCGTGTCCTTTTCGCTCGATGCGGGCCGCACGCTCGGCATCGTCGGCGAATCCGGGTCGGGCAAGAGTCAGACCGTGATGGCGCTACTCGGGCTGCTCGCATCGAACGGCCAGGTGTCCGGCGAAGCGCGCTATCGCGGCGACGATCTGCTCGCGATGAACAGCGCCGCGCTGAACCGCATTCGCGGCGACCGCATCGCGATGGTGTTCCAGGACCCGATGACGTCGCTCAATCCGTTCCTGACGATCGAACGGCAGATGACCGAAACGCTGCAGCTGCATCGCGGCACGACGCGTCGCGAAGCGAAACGCCGCGCGATCGAAGCGCTCGAAACGGTGCGCATCCCGGACGCGGCACGTCGCATCGGCATGTACCCGCACGAGTTTTCCGGCGGCATGCGTCAGCGCGTAATGATCGCGATGGCGCTGCTGTCCGAGCCCGAGATCCTGATCGCCGACGAACCGACCACCGCGCTCGACGTCACCGTGCAGGCGCAGATTATCGAACTGCTGCGCGAGCTGAATCGCGAGCGCGGCACCGCGATCGTGCTGATCACGCACGACATGGGCGTGGTCGCCGGACTGTGCGACGACGTGATGGTGATGTACGCGGGCCGTACCGTCGAACAGGCGCCGGCGGAAACGCTGTTCGCCTCGCCGACGCATCCGTACACGATCGGTCTGCTGAACGCGCTACCGCGTCTCACCGACGATCACGGCGCCCCGCTGCGCACGATTCCCGGCAATCCACCGTTGCCCGGCCAGGCCGGCGACGGCTGCGCATTCGCTGCACGCTGCACGTTCGCGCGCGACGTCTGCCGCACGGTGCCGCCGGTACTGACCGCGCTCGATGCGCAGAACCGCACGCGTCGCGCGTGCCACCGCCCCGTCAACGAAATCGTGGAGGCGCTGTGACGACCGCCCAACAGACCAGCACCGCACCCGTGCTTCTATCGGTCAACGATCTGAAGGTGCATTTCCGCGTGTCGCGCGGCGGCTTGCCGTGGTCCGGCAAGGCCACGCTGCGTGCCGTCGACGGCGTGTCGTTCGACGTGCGACGCGGCGAAACGGTCGGGCTCGTCGGTGAATCGGGTTGCGGCAAGTCGACGCTCGCGCGCGCGATCGTCGGCCTCACGCCGGTCACCGAAGGCGGCGTGCAGTGGCTCGGCAACGAGACCGTGCAAAGCGACGGCCGTCACACGAAGCGCGACACCACACAACTGCGCCGCGACGTGCAGATGATCTTCCAGGATCCGCTCGCGTCGCTCGACCCGCGCATGACGATCGCGCAGATCGTCGCCGAGCCGCTGATCACGCATCGTCCCGGCATCGGTCGCGAAGAGGTACGCCGTCGCGTGCTCGCGATGATCGAACGCGTCGGGCTCAACGAGCAGCACCTGCGCCGCTATCCGCATGAATTTTCCGGCGGCCAGTGCCAGCGCATCGGCATCGCGCGCGCGCTCGTCGGCGAACCGCAACTGGTGATCTGCGACGAGCCGGTGTCCGCGCTCGACGTATCGATCCAGGCGCAGATCGTCAACCTGCTGCGCGATCTGCAACGCGAATTGCAGCTGTCGCTGCTGTTCGTCGCGCACGATCTCGCGGTCGTGAAGGCGATCAGCCAGCGCGTGCTCGTGATGTACCTCGGCCGCGTGATGGAGTTCGGCGAGCGTCACGATGTGTACGGTGCGCCCACGCATCCGTACACGCGCGCACTGCTCTCTGCGGTGCCCGTGCCCGATCCGAAGATCGAACGCGCCCGCAGCCACCTGCTGCTGCGCGGCGAGATTCCATCGCCGCTGTCGCCGCCGTCGGGCTGCGCGTTCCGCAACCGCTGCCCGGATGCAATCGACGCATGCGCCAGCGAGACACCGCTGCCGCTCGTGCGCGGCGCGACCACTGCACGCGTTGCGTGCATACGCGTCGGCACCGGCTAGCGCTAGCTAGCCGTCGCTAGACCGCTGCGGCACCACGCTGCCGCAGCGTTCCCCTGCTTCCCCCCTTTCCCCGACACGGCCGACCGCCGCGTCGATGGAGACGCTCGTCCTGCGATAACAGAACGGGCAAACGCGTGGACTGGCCGACCGCCAGCCAAAGACTCACAAACACAAAAAGAGACTTTGATGAACATTACCCTGACACCGTCGAATCACTCGAAACGAAGCTGGCTGGCGCTCGGCGTGCCCGCGCTTACTGCACTCGCCGCAACGTGCAGCGCTTATGCGGACGATGCCGTACCGTCGAGCACAAACACGAAGCCTGTACCAAGCGCACAGGTCGCGCAGTCCGCGCCGGTCGGCACAAACAACGTGGTGGTCGATGCCGAAGCGACGCAGACCGTGCTGCCGTCCGCGCCCGCGTCAGCATCGAGCCAGGCAAAGAGCAACGGCTTCATCGCCGACAGCCACCTGAACCTGCAATTCCGCAACTACTCGGATTACCTCGAGATCAAGGACACGCTGCATCGTCACGCGTGGATTCAGGGCGTGCAGGCGAACTACGAATCGGGCTATACGCAGGGGCTTATCGGCCTGGGCGTCGATGCGTCGCTGTTCGGTGCGCTGAAGCTCGACGGCGGCAAGGGTGCGGGCAACATGGTGCACGTGTCGCCGGGCGGCGGCGGTTCGAACCAGCTCGCGTGGGCGTACCCCGGTATGTATGACATCAAGGGACGCATTTCGGAAACTGTTGTGAAGTACGGTCTGCAGATCGTGGCCAACCCGTTCCTCGAACCGCACGATAACCGCGCATTGCCGCCGACTTTCCTCGGCGTGTCGCTCGTCAGCAAGGACGTGAAAGACATGTCGATCGAAGCCGGCAGCTTCACGAAAACCAACGCACGCGGCGAGACCTATCTGCGCTCGATGACGACGTCGTACGGCGGCGTGAAGTTCAACCGCTTGAGCTATGTGGGCGGCAGCTGGGACTACGCGCCGAACGGCACGCTGTCGCTGTACGCGGACCAGGCCGACAACGTGTGGCGCCAGTACTTCGCATCGGTCACGCAGTCGATCGGCGACCCGTCGACAATCAAATGGACCGGCCTCGCGAACATCTACTCGACGCACGACACCGGCGATTCGCTCGAAGGCCACATCAACAGCAATGCGTACAGCCTGTCGATCTCCGCGCAGCACGGCGCGCATTCGCTGCTGCTCGGCTTCCAGCAGGTGCTCGGCGATCAGTTCTTCGACTACGTGAACGAAACCAACGGCATCTATCTGACCAACTCGATGGACGTCGACTACAACGCGCCGCATGAAAAGTCGCTGCAGCTGCGCTATTCGGTCGACGGCAAGTACCTCGGCGTGCCGGGCTTCAAGGCGATGCTGTGGGGCCTGACGGGCTGGGGTGCGGATGCATCGGCGGAAGCGGCGGCGAATGCATCGACGTCGAGCCCGTTCCACGATCTGTACTGGAAGAACGGCGAACCGGTGCACGGCCGCCATCACGAGATCGGTTTCATCCCGAGCTATACGCTGCAAAGCGGCCGCTTCAAGGACACGAAGATCACGTTCATCGCGATGTGGCACGTCGCGCAGGCGCACTACTCCGACAGCAACAACATGGAGTACCGGCTCGTGGTCAACGTGCCGATCAAGGTGTTCTAAGCAGCACGATCAGCCGATCGTTCCCGAGGTGCCCGTGGCAATCGGGACGATCGCCTGCATCGGCCGGCGCAGCGCTGCGTCGAACGGATTGGTCTGCGGACCGATCGCATCGGCCTGGCGACGCAGCAGCTCGACGACCATCGGCAGACGGTCGTCGCCGAGCCGCGACGCGAGCGTGCCCACGCTCAGCGCGGCGACCGCGGTGCCGGTGCGATCGAGCACCGGCACCGCGACCCCCGCCATCCCGTCGAGCAACCCGCTGCTACGACCCGCGTAACCGAGCTGCCGCACGCGTTCGATCTCCGTGCGCAAAAACACTTCGTCGAGCACACCGTAGCCGCGAATACGCGGCACGTTGTAGCGGATGATCTCTTCGCGCTCCGCTTCCGGCAGGAACGCGAGAATCGCGAGACTGCCCTGCCCGACGCCGAGCGCAACCCGCCCGCCGATGTCGCCGGTGAACGAGCGGATCGGGAACGGCCCTTCGCACAGATCCAGACAGACCGCATCGAAGCCGCTTTTCGCGAGCAGGAAGATCGTGTCGCCGAGGCTCGCGCATAACCGCAGCAGCGCGGGCCGGCACAGCGTGCGCATCCCGTTCGGATTGCCTGCCTGCGCCGCGAGCGCGAAGAACTCGACGCTCAGCCGGTACAGCTTCGACTGCTCGTCCTGTTCGACCATCCCTTCGACGATCAGAGACTGCAGGATGCGATGAACTGTGGCCTGCGTGAGCCCGACCGCTTTCGCAAGCCGCGTGACGCGCGCGCCGTCCTGCTGCATGCCGGCCAGCGCGCGCAGCACCGCGAACGCGCGCTGCATCATTCCGGGCCCTGGCGCGGCTGCGTCTTCCGGTTTCTCTTGAGTGGCAGTCGCCATCGTTTTTGTCCCTTTCATTCCATTGAATGGAAGATTAGCACGGCATTCTCTCTGGCGATCAAGAGCCGGCTCAGCGGTCTTCTTCCATATTTTTCGGAGAAATCAGGGCTAACCCGAATCTACCCAGACGGAATCAATCCGCATCGACTTCGCCATTCGTTCCATTTACCGGAATTTTTCTCAGTTTTCTCTCATTTGATGGAATTCCAAATTGACGCCCCACAATTTGGCTGGCTAGAGTCGGTTCCAGTGAAGCCCGGTAACTCGCCGGCGCGCATCGAAGGACCCCTCCCCATGTCGTTCCTCACGCTCACGGATCTGACCAAATCGTTCGGCGACCTGTATGCGGTCGTCGATGTGAACCTGTCGGTCGAAAAAGGCGAGTTCGTGTCGCTGCTCGGCCCATCGGGCTGCGGCAAGACCACGACGCTGCAGATGATCGCCGGCTTCGTCGACGCAACGCGCGGCCGCATCTCGCTCGACGGCCGCGACATCACGCAGATGAAACCGAACCGCCGCGGACTCGGCGTCGTGTTCCAGAGCTACGCGCTGTTCCCGCACATGAGCGTCGCCGAGAACGTCAGCTTCGGACTCGAAATGCGCGGCGTCGACAAGGCCGAGCGCACCGACCGGATTCGCGAAGCGCTCTCGCTCGTGCGGCTCGATACACTCGCGCATCGCTTTCCGCGCGAACTGTCAGGCGGCCAGCGGCAACGCGTCGCGCTTGCGCGGGCGATCGTCATCGCGCCGCCAGTGCTGCTGCTCGACGAACCGATGTCGAATCTCGACGCGAAGCTGCGCGAGGACATGCAGTTCGAACTGCGCACCATTCAACGCAAGATCGGTACGACGACGATCATGGTCACGCACGATCAATCGGAAGCGCTGTCGATCAGCGATCGCGTCGTCGTGATGGAAGCGGGACGCATCACGCAGATCGACACGCCGTATCACGCGTACGAACGCCCCGAGAATCTGTTCGTGTCGCAGTTCATCGGCAAGGCGAACATGCTCGCGGGCACGATCACCGCGCGCGACGGCGACGCGATCTGCATCGACCTCGGTCACGATCTCGCCGAAACCGGCCGCACTGCGCAGCTACCGATGCGCGAGCGCGCGGTGAACGTCGGCGATACGGTCACGCTGTGCATCCGGCCGGAAAAGCTGCGCCTGTGCGCACCCGGCAGCGGCCGGCTGTCCGCGACCGTGACGAGCCGTTTTTTCCTCGGCAGCCAGTGGCTGTATCGCGTCGACAGCACGCTCGGCGAAGTGCTGGTGTGCTGCCAGAACGAAGGCAACGAGCCGCTTGCGGAGGGCGCGCCGGTCGGCATCGACTGGAACAGCGACGCGATCCGCTTCATTCAACGCGAGGTCGTTCATGGCTAGCGCGCTGCCCGCATCCAGTCGCACGGCGGCACCGCGCGCGCCGTGGCATGCGTACCTGCCGCTGTGGCTGATGTGCGCGCCTGCGTTCGCGTTGTTCGCGGTACTCGTGCTCGTGCCGCTCGCGATGACGTTCGTACTGACGTTCTACCGCTTCGATCCCGCAAGCGGCCCGATCGCCGCGTTCCAGTTCGGCAACTACGTCGAGGTGCTGACGTCCGGCTACTTCCAGACGATCTTCGCGCGCACCTTCGGCATCGCCGCGCTCACCACCGCGCTGTGCGTCGCGATCGGTGCGCCGGAAGCGTACGTGCTGTCGAAAATGCGCGACCCGTACCGCTCGCTGTTCCTGCTCGTGATCCTCGCGCCGCTGCTGGTGTCGGTCGTCGTGCGCGCGTTCGGCTGGAGCATGCTGCTCAACACCGACGGCCTCGTGAATCACGCGCTCGGCGTGTTCGGACTCGGACCGTACAAGCTCGAATACACGACGTTCGCGATCGTGATTGCACTCGTCCATGTGATGCTGCCGTTCATGGTGATCCCCGTGTGGACGTCGCTGCAGAAAATCGATCCGCAGACGGAAAACGCCGCGCTGTCGCTGATGGCCTCGCCTGCGACGACGCTGCGACGCATCGTGCTGCCGCAGCTGATGCCCGGCATTCTGTCGGGCAGCCTGATGGTGTTCGGCTTGTCTGCTAGCGCGTTCGCGATTCCCGGCCTGCTCGGCGGACGCCGGTTGAAGGTTGCGGCCACCGCCGTCTACGACGAATTCCTCGGCTCGCTGAACTGGCCGCTCGGCGCGACGATCGCGCTGCTGCTGCTCGCGGCGAATCTGATCGTGATGCTCACGTACTACCGCGTGCTCGAGCGTCGCTACGCACGCAGCATCGGCTAGGGGCCCACGATGAGAAAGAACGGCCCGCTGGCCATCGCCTTCCATACGCTCGTGATCCTGTTCGTGCTCGCGCCGCTCGCGATCGTCGTGCTGGTCGCGTTCACGCCCGATCAAACGCTGACGCTGCCCACGCATGGTTTCTCGCTGCGCTGGTTCCGCGCGATCCTCGACTACCCCGATTTCATCAGCGCGTTTTTCAACAGCCTGAGGCTCGCGTTCGCGTCGGCGACGCTGTCGCTGATCGTCGCGCTGCCCGCCAGTCTTGCAATCGGTCGCGCGCGCTTTCCGGGCCGTAGCTTCCTGAACGGGCTGCTGCTGTCGCCGCTCGTGATTCCCGGCCTCGTGCTCGGCATTGCGCTGCTGCGCTTCTTCGCGTTGATCGGCGCGACCGGCTCGTTCGTGTGGCTCGTGCTCGCGCACATGATCATCATCACGCCGTTCGTGATGCGGCTCGTGCTCGCGTCGGTGAGCGGGCTCGACCGCAGCATCGAACACGCCGCGTATTCGCTCGGCGCGGACAGCTGGACCGCGTTCCGCCGCGTCACGCTGCCGCTGATCATCCCCGGCATCACCGGCGGCTGGCTGCTCGCGTTCATCAACAGCTTCGACGAGCTGACGATGTCGATCTTCGTCACGTCGCCGCAGACGGTGACGCTGCCGGTCCGCATGTACATGTACGCGACCGAATCGATCGATCCGATGATGGCGTCGGTGTCGGCGCTCGTGATCTTCATTACCGCAGGCGCGATGCTGCTGCTCGATCGCGTGTATGGACTCAACCGCATTCTGATCGGCCAACACTGATGTCTTCTTCCATAGGTTCCTCTGTGGGCGCGCAGTTCGTCCGCGTCGCTGAAACGCAGCGTGCGCCGCTTGCGTTTGTGCTCGACGACGAGCCTGCTGCGGCACTTGCCGGCGATACTGTCCTCACAGCAATCTTGATGCAGCGACGTAGCGTGCGCGCCAGCGAATTCAGCGGTGAACCGCGTGCGGGGTTTTGCCTGATCGGCGCGTGTCAGGACTGCTGGGTGCGCACTGAGGATGGCACACGTGTGCGTGCGTGTTCGACTGTGCTGACCGAAGGCATGCGCATCGTCACACGTGTCTCTGGTGTAGGAGCAGGCGAATGACGTCCACGGCACGCATCGTGATCGTCGGCGCTGGACCCGCAGGCGTACGCGCGGCGCAAACCCTGGTCGCAGCCGGTCTCGCCCCCATCGTGATCGACGAGAACGCGCGCTGGGGTGGCCAGATCTATCGCCAGCCACCGATAAGAGGCGCGTTCTCGCGGCCGAAAAGCGCGCTGTACGGTTTCGAAGCGCACAAGGCCGACGCATTGCACACGACGATGGCCGAGCTGCTGCCAAAGCTCGACTATCGTCCCGACACGCTCGCGTGGGCTTGCGAACCCGGTCATCTCGACACGTTGCACGCAGGCCGCGAAGCACGTGTGCCGTTCACGCATCTGATCGTCGCGAGTGGTGCGACCGATCGCGTGCTGCCGCTGCCGGGTTGGACATTGCCCGGCGTCTACACGCTCGGTGGTGCGCAGGTTGCGCTGAAGTCGCAGGGCTGCGCGATCGGCCGACGCGTGGTGCTCGCCGGAACCGGGCCGCTGCTGTATCTGGTCGCGTATCAGTATGCGAAGGCCGGCGCGCAGATCGCCGCGGTGCTCGACACGAGCGCGTGGTCGCAGCAGATCGCCGCGACGCCAAAGCTCGCACAGCTACCGTCGACGTTCGCGAAAGGGCTCTACTACGTCGGCTGGCTGAAGGCGCATGGTGTGCGGATCGAACGTGGCGTCACGCTCGACGCAGTGCGCGGCGAGCAGTTCGTTACCGGCATCGCGTGGCGTCGTAGTGAAGGCGATGCAGTGGTGCAGACGCTCGATTGCGACGCGATCGGTATCGGCTTCGGGCTGCGTCCCGAAACGCAGCTCGCGGATCTCGCGGGCTGCCGCTTCCGTTTCGACGAACTCAATCGCTGCTGGCTGCCGGAACTCGACGCACACGGACGCAGCTCGGTGCGCGGCATCTATCTGGCCGGCGACGGCGCAGGCATCGCCGGTGCAGATGCGGCAGAAGCGGCAGGACGCCGCGTCGCGCTCGCATTGCTCGACGACCTTGGCATCGCAGCGCAGCCGGTCCCCGATCAACCCGATGCCGCGACACTCGAACGTCGCCTGCAACGCATCGCGGTTTTTCGCGCAGGCATCGAAGCCGCATTCGCGCCGCCCGCACGCTGCGCTTCGCGCTGGCCCGACAGCATGACCGTCTGCCGCTGCGAAGAAGTCGATGCGGGCACACTGCGCCAATGCATCCGAGCAGGCGAAGCCAACGAGATCAATCGACTGAAAGCGCTGACGCGCATCGGCATGGGCCGCTGCCAGGGCCGCATGTGCGGTGAAGCAGCGGCCGCACTGCTCGCCGAAGAAACCGGCCGACCGCTCGACGCGGTGGGCCGCCTGCGCAGCCAGGCACCGATCAAACCGATTCCGATGTCGCCGATGCTCTACACCGAAGGCGTGACCTCGATTCCCGAAGAGGCACGCGATGAGTGAAGCCTTGCACTACGACGTCGCGATCGCGGGCGGCGGGCTCGTCGGCGCATCGGCGGCGCTGGCACTCGCGCGGCGGGGCTTGCGCGTCGGATTGTTCGAGCGACGCTTCTGCGGCGCGCAGGCGAGCGGCGTGAACTACGGCGGCGTGCGCTGCCAGGGACGCCCCGCCGAACAACTACCGCTCGCGCTGCGTGCACGCCGCGTGTGGGACCGGTTGCCGGAACTGATCGGCATCGACGGGGAATTCGTCGTGTCGGGTCATTTGCGACTTGCGCGTAGCGAAGCCGATCTTGCCGCGCTCGAAGCGTATGCCGTTCTCGCACGCGAGCATGGTCTCGATCTGCAGTTGATTACCGGCGCCGCGTTCCGGCAGCGTTATCCGTGGCTCGGCGAAGCGGCGCTCGCGGGTTCGCTATGCGCAACCGATGGCCACGCGAATCCGCGTCTCGTGTCGCCCGCATTCGCACGTGCGGCTCGCGCAGCGGGTGCCGACGTGCGCGAACAGACACCGCTCATCGACGTCATTCACGACGGCACACGCTTCCAGCTGCGCGCAGGCGAACACGGCGAGCTGAGCGCAAGCGCCGACTGGTTGATCAATTCGTCGGGCGCGTGGGCGAACACCATCGCGGAACGCTTCGGCGAAGCGATCCCGATGCAACCGATCTACCCGAACATGTGGGTCACCGAGCCGTTGCCGCCGTTCATCACGCACAACCTCGGCGTCTATGGCGGCGGCATTTACGCACGCCAGGTCGAGCGCGGTAACTGCGTGATCGGCGGCGGACGCGGACATGGCGACGCCGAGTACGGCCAGCCGTCGACCGAGACGACGCGCGCGGTGATGCGCGACGCGTGCGCGCTGCTGCCCGCACTGCGCGACGCATTGTTGATTCGTACGTGGAGCGGTGTCGAAGGCTGCACGCCCGATCACAACCCGGTGATCGCCGCGAGCCGCAACGTGCCACGTCTGCTTCACGCATTCGGTTTTTCCGGCGGCGGGTTTCTGCTCGCGCCGGGCGTCGGCGAAGTGCTCGCCGAAATGGTCGTCGACGGTGCAAGTACCACGCCGCTCGACGCATTCGCGATCGATCGTTTTGCAGCGCAGGCTGTTCCGTCAGACAACCTTTCCCGCGTTACTTGAGGAGACCACCATGAAACTGTCCAGAACGATCGCGGCCGCCGCCGCGCTGTGCCTGATGGGCGCTACCGCGTCCGCCTGGTCGCAGAGTAAGACCATTTACATCGGCATGAACGGCGGCCCGATGGAAAAGGCCTACACGAGCCAGATTCTGCCCGACTTCGAAAAGGCCAATAACGTGAAGGTCGTCGTCGTGCCGGGCACGTCGTCGGACGTGCTCGCGAAGCTGCTTGCGAATCGCAACAGCCCGCAGATTCACGTCGCGTTTCTCGATGACGGCGTGATGGCACGCGCGGTCAGCATGGGCGTGTGCGAGAAGCTCGACGACTCGCCGGTGCTCAAGGAGTTGTACCCGTTCGCACGGATGAAGGGCGACGTCGGCGCCGGCGTGCAGCTCGGCATGACCGGCATCGCGTACAACAAGAAACTGTTCGCGGAAAAAGGCTGGGCGCCGCCGACGTCATGGATGGACTTCGCCGATCCGAAGTACAAGGGCAAGGTGGTGTTTCAGTCGGCATCGAGCAGCACGTTCGGTCTGCACGGCTTTCTCGCGATCAACCGGTTGCTCGGCGGTAGCGAACAGAACGTCGAACCCGGCTTCACGAAATGGGCGACCACGGTCGGCCCGAACGTCGTCGAATACATTCCGAACTCGGCGAAGATTTCGGAGATGGTGCAGACCGGCGAAGCGGGCCTCTTTCCGCTCACGCCGACAGCGGTCGGCGACTTGCAGGACAAGGGCATTCCGGTCGCTTACGTGAATCCGAAGGAAGGGCCGGTGCTGCTGCTCGTCGACGTATGCGTCGTGAAAAACAATCCCGACCCGCAGCTGGCGCAGAAGCTCGCGCAGTTCCTGCTGTCCGCACCCGCGCAGACGAAGGCCGCCGACAGCAGCAGGCAGATTCCGACCAACCGCAACGCGAAGATGCCGGCAGCGATGCAGCAGAGCCTCGGCGACCTCGACGCGCTCGTGCGCAAGGTCACCGTGGTCGACTGGGACGTGATCAACGCGCACCGCGCGCAGTGGGACACGCGGTGGAACCGGCAGATCGAGCGTTAAACGCGCTTAGACGTTACGTGCCTGACGCGCCGCGTACGCCTTCAGATGGTTGTACGCGATGCGCAGCAGCGACAACGTGTCGCCGTGCTGCGCGTCGCCGCCGCGTGCGATCAGGTCGCCGAGAATGTGATCGGCTTCAGTCGGCGCCTGGTTCTCGACGTCGCGCAGCATCGATGCAGTGAGCGGCGAGCCCGCTGCGAACAGCACCGTGTTCGCACGACCGTCGAACGCTGCGCCGACCGGATGCCCGTTGTGCGCCGCGACCGCGCGGCATTCGCCGAGCAACCCTTCGATCACGCGACGACCATCCGGTGCCGCGAGAATGTCGCCGATCGCCGCGCGGTTCAGACACGTCGACGCGGCGAGCGTCGCGAGAAACACCCACTTTTCCCACATCTGCTGCAGCACGTTGTCGGCGGCGCTCGCTTCGAAGTCGGCGCCCTGCATCTGCGCGGCGATCGCGCTAACACGCTCGCTAATGCCGCCCTGCAGTTCGCCGAACGACAGCGAGTGCATGTCGTTCAGGTGAACGATTTCGCGTGCCGGGTTCAGCGTCGCCGCGATCACGCACTGGCCGCCAAGCACACGCGATGCGCCGAACTTCTGCGTCAGCACGTCGATATGGCGCATGCCGTTCAACAGCGGCAGGATCGCGGTATCAGGACCGACGGCCGGCGCGAACGATGCAATCGCGTCG
Encoded here:
- a CDS encoding ABC transporter ATP-binding protein, with the translated sequence MSFLTLTDLTKSFGDLYAVVDVNLSVEKGEFVSLLGPSGCGKTTTLQMIAGFVDATRGRISLDGRDITQMKPNRRGLGVVFQSYALFPHMSVAENVSFGLEMRGVDKAERTDRIREALSLVRLDTLAHRFPRELSGGQRQRVALARAIVIAPPVLLLDEPMSNLDAKLREDMQFELRTIQRKIGTTTIMVTHDQSEALSISDRVVVMEAGRITQIDTPYHAYERPENLFVSQFIGKANMLAGTITARDGDAICIDLGHDLAETGRTAQLPMRERAVNVGDTVTLCIRPEKLRLCAPGSGRLSATVTSRFFLGSQWLYRVDSTLGEVLVCCQNEGNEPLAEGAPVGIDWNSDAIRFIQREVVHG
- a CDS encoding IclR family transcriptional regulator, producing the protein MATATQEKPEDAAAPGPGMMQRAFAVLRALAGMQQDGARVTRLAKAVGLTQATVHRILQSLIVEGMVEQDEQSKLYRLSVEFFALAAQAGNPNGMRTLCRPALLRLCASLGDTIFLLAKSGFDAVCLDLCEGPFPIRSFTGDIGGRVALGVGQGSLAILAFLPEAEREEIIRYNVPRIRGYGVLDEVFLRTEIERVRQLGYAGRSSGLLDGMAGVAVPVLDRTGTAVAALSVGTLASRLGDDRLPMVVELLRRQADAIGPQTNPFDAALRRPMQAIVPIATGTSGTIG
- a CDS encoding ABC transporter permease, with protein sequence MASALPASSRTAAPRAPWHAYLPLWLMCAPAFALFAVLVLVPLAMTFVLTFYRFDPASGPIAAFQFGNYVEVLTSGYFQTIFARTFGIAALTTALCVAIGAPEAYVLSKMRDPYRSLFLLVILAPLLVSVVVRAFGWSMLLNTDGLVNHALGVFGLGPYKLEYTTFAIVIALVHVMLPFMVIPVWTSLQKIDPQTENAALSLMASPATTLRRIVLPQLMPGILSGSLMVFGLSASAFAIPGLLGGRRLKVAATAVYDEFLGSLNWPLGATIALLLLAANLIVMLTYYRVLERRYARSIG
- a CDS encoding ABC transporter ATP-binding protein encodes the protein MALLEVKDLSVRFTRREGAPVDAVQRVSFSLDAGRTLGIVGESGSGKSQTVMALLGLLASNGQVSGEARYRGDDLLAMNSAALNRIRGDRIAMVFQDPMTSLNPFLTIERQMTETLQLHRGTTRREAKRRAIEALETVRIPDAARRIGMYPHEFSGGMRQRVMIAMALLSEPEILIADEPTTALDVTVQAQIIELLRELNRERGTAIVLITHDMGVVAGLCDDVMVMYAGRTVEQAPAETLFASPTHPYTIGLLNALPRLTDDHGAPLRTIPGNPPLPGQAGDGCAFAARCTFARDVCRTVPPVLTALDAQNRTRRACHRPVNEIVEAL
- a CDS encoding OprD family outer membrane porin, with product MNITLTPSNHSKRSWLALGVPALTALAATCSAYADDAVPSSTNTKPVPSAQVAQSAPVGTNNVVVDAEATQTVLPSAPASASSQAKSNGFIADSHLNLQFRNYSDYLEIKDTLHRHAWIQGVQANYESGYTQGLIGLGVDASLFGALKLDGGKGAGNMVHVSPGGGGSNQLAWAYPGMYDIKGRISETVVKYGLQIVANPFLEPHDNRALPPTFLGVSLVSKDVKDMSIEAGSFTKTNARGETYLRSMTTSYGGVKFNRLSYVGGSWDYAPNGTLSLYADQADNVWRQYFASVTQSIGDPSTIKWTGLANIYSTHDTGDSLEGHINSNAYSLSISAQHGAHSLLLGFQQVLGDQFFDYVNETNGIYLTNSMDVDYNAPHEKSLQLRYSVDGKYLGVPGFKAMLWGLTGWGADASAEAAANASTSSPFHDLYWKNGEPVHGRHHEIGFIPSYTLQSGRFKDTKITFIAMWHVAQAHYSDSNNMEYRLVVNVPIKVF
- a CDS encoding ABC transporter ATP-binding protein, with protein sequence MTTAQQTSTAPVLLSVNDLKVHFRVSRGGLPWSGKATLRAVDGVSFDVRRGETVGLVGESGCGKSTLARAIVGLTPVTEGGVQWLGNETVQSDGRHTKRDTTQLRRDVQMIFQDPLASLDPRMTIAQIVAEPLITHRPGIGREEVRRRVLAMIERVGLNEQHLRRYPHEFSGGQCQRIGIARALVGEPQLVICDEPVSALDVSIQAQIVNLLRDLQRELQLSLLFVAHDLAVVKAISQRVLVMYLGRVMEFGERHDVYGAPTHPYTRALLSAVPVPDPKIERARSHLLLRGEIPSPLSPPSGCAFRNRCPDAIDACASETPLPLVRGATTARVACIRVGTG
- a CDS encoding ABC transporter permease, whose product is MSRLSPALDAPPDAVAPSHSRSPLATACLRFVRNRAGMVGLVILLLIAIACVAGPWLLPNDPINSDWSAISLPPTWANAHWFGTDELGRDLLVRTLVGGRVSLEVGLLGTLVSGLFGVAWGATAGYLGGRVDTAMMRVVDMMYAIPYMLIAILMMTLFGRAFYLVVLTISAFSWLDMARVVRGQTLSLRSREFVDAARAIGVGSRPIIARHIVPNLIGVVVVYATVTVPNIVLTESVLSFLGLGVQEPMTSWGVLIQDGAQKLESMPWLLLAPALMLCATLYSVNFVGDGLRDALDPKDR